The region TCCCTCCTAAATAATAACATTCAACTATTGTTGATCATTAAAAGTGGATAATTCAATTTTATAGTAATTCCACTTTTTATAGCTGACAACGACTTCAGCCACGGTTCCGTCTTGTAAAATAGTTTTCTTGTCTTGACGTACAATAGGCTCGTTTTTTTTCATTAGCAAAATATCTGCAATATCTTTTTCAGTTGGAAAGAGAATTTCATTGGTTTCTTTTGAGGCTTGATCATACATCCGAATATTAAAATCACTTTTAAAACGGTTATAAATAGAATCATAGTAGGCTAAATTAGGGATGTCTTTTTTAATGAATTGACTGGGAATATAGGAAAAATGCACTAGAAAAGGGTCTTCGTCTACTTTTCGCACACGTGTGATTTTATAGTAGCTCTCATTTTTTAGTAATCTTAACTCTTTCCGCATATCAGGTTCATTTTCTTCTTCCATGCTTAAAACTTCTACAGTTTCTGTTTTACCTGCAAAAACTTCAATATCTGAGAATTCAACTAAAGTTCTTTTGCGCGAGCGAGAGACATACGTTCCTTTTCCCTGATACCGCACTAAGTATCCTTCGTTGGCTAATTCCTGTATGGCTCTGATAACAGTAATAGAACTTACACTGTACAGCTTCACTAATTCCGCTTCGCTATAAAAGCGATCGCCATGTTCAAATTCGCCTACTTCGATTTTTTTGAGTAAATCATTTTTAATTTGTTGGTATTTTGGAATTTTCATTATGGTCTCCTTTCTGAATAGCTCCTGTTAATATATTAACTGATATCGTTTAAATGTGCCAATTTATTTTTCTTTTAAAAAAAGTTTGACAAGCGCAACTTAATATATTAACATACTAACTGTAAACGTTTTAAGAGAGGTGCAAATAATGAAGAGATTTGAAGTACAAGAAGATTTTTTGTTAGACGGGAAACCTTTTAAGATCATGTCAGGAGCTATACATTACTTTAGAGTTTTACCGGAAGATTGGTACCATTCATTGTATAATTTGAAAGCGCTTGGTTTTAATACAGTAGAAACATATATTCCATGGAATGTGCATGAACCCAAAGAAGGCGAGTATGATTTTTCAAGTCGTTATGATATAAAACGATTTGTCGAAACTGCAGCAGAGCTGGATTTGTTAGTTATTCTTCGTCCTTCTCCTTATATATGTGCGGAGTGGGAATTTGGCGGATTGCCAGGTTGGCTGCTGCCTTATAAGGATATGAGAATTCGTTCATCAGATCCTGCTTTTATAGAA is a window of Carnobacterium mobile DSM 4848 DNA encoding:
- a CDS encoding GntR family transcriptional regulator gives rise to the protein MKIPKYQQIKNDLLKKIEVGEFEHGDRFYSEAELVKLYSVSSITVIRAIQELANEGYLVRYQGKGTYVSRSRKRTLVEFSDIEVFAGKTETVEVLSMEEENEPDMRKELRLLKNESYYKITRVRKVDEDPFLVHFSYIPSQFIKKDIPNLAYYDSIYNRFKSDFNIRMYDQASKETNEILFPTEKDIADILLMKKNEPIVRQDKKTILQDGTVAEVVVSYKKWNYYKIELSTFNDQQ